A DNA window from Parus major isolate Abel chromosome 9, Parus_major1.1, whole genome shotgun sequence contains the following coding sequences:
- the MYNN gene encoding myoneurin, with protein MQYSHHCEHLLERLNKQREAGFLCDCTVVIGEFQFKAHRNVLASFSEYFGAFYRDTSDNNVVLDQSQVKADGFQKLLEFIYTGNLNLDSWNVKEIHQAADYLKVEEVVTKCKIKMEDFAFIANPSSTETSSITGNVEVNQQTCLLTLRDYNNREEKEDAAAAELVQPQAKKAALEKRSPQPKKRKKNFSPPKSTENKSLQYQNEVAENTSFEMFLDANKLATHITEQAAQGGDNSELQLAAVVASETLAAQDILAQTMAAKQKRGKPQQGCALKEHCMSNIASDKGTYQLESSGEELDQKFSKAKPVCNTCGKVFSEASSLRRHMRIHKGVKPYVCQLCGKAFTQCNQLKTHVRTHTGEKPYKCELCDKGFAQKCQLVFHSRMHHGEEKPYKCDVCNLQFATSSNLKIHARKHSGEKPYVCDRCGQRFAQASTLTYHVRRHTGEKPYVCDSCGKAFAVSSSLITHSRKHTGEKPYICGICEKSFISSGELNKHFRSHTGERPFICEMCGNSYTDIKNLKKHKTKVHTGPETSPDSTALDNSFNEQESIQSQKSPLSESIDVKPSEMSLALPLPIGTEDHQMLLPVTGSQSPSSETLLRSAVTGYSEPQFIFLQQLY; from the exons ATGCAGTATTCCCATCACTGTGAGCACCTGCTGGAGAGGCTGAACAAGCAGCGAGAGGCCGGATTCCTCTGCGACTGCACCGTGGTCATCGGGGAATTCCAGTTCAAAGCACACAGGAATGTGCTCGCCTCCTTCAGCGAGTATTTCGGGGCCTTTTACAGAGACACATCTGACAACAACGTTGTCCTGGATCAGTCTCAAGTGAAAGCTGATGGATTCCAAAAGCTCCTGGAATTTATTTATACAGGAAACTTAAACCTTGACAG CTGGAATGTTAAAGAGATTCACCAGGCTGCCGACTATCTGAAAGTAGAAGAAGTGGTCACGAAATGCAAGATCAAGATGGAGGACTTTGCTTTTATTGCTAATCCCTCTTCCACAGAGACATCCAGTATCACTGGGAATGTTGAAGTGAACCAGCAGACCTGCCTCCTGACTCTCCGAGATTACAATAATcgggaggagaaggaagatgctgctgctgcagagctggttCAACCACAGGCAAAGAAAGCAGCTTTAGAAAAGAGATCTCCTCAACCCAAAAAGCGAAAGAAGAATTTCAGCCCCCCCAAAAGCACAGAGAATAAATCCCTACAATATCAGAACGAGGTGGCTGAGAACACGTCCTTTGAGATGTTTTTAGATGCAAATAAGCTGGCCACCCACATAACAGAGCAGGCAGCCCAGGGTGGCGATAACTCggagctgcagctggcagcGGTGGTGGCGAGCGAAACGCTGGCAGCGCAGGATATCCTGGCCCAGACCATGGCAGCCAAACAGAAACGGGGAaagcctcagcagggctgtgccctgaAGGAGCACTGCATGTCCAACATAGCCAGTGACAAGGGCACTTACCAGCTGGAGAGCTCGGGGGAGGAGCTGGACCAGAAGTTCTCCAAAGCCAAGCCAGTGTGCAACACCTGTGGGAAGGTGTTCTCCGAAGCCAGCAGCCTCCGTCGGCACATGAGGATACACAAAGGGGTGAAGCCCTACGTGTGCCAGCTCTGTGGGAAGGCCTTCACCCAGTGCAATCAGTTGAAAACACATGTAAGAACTCACACAG GGGAGAAGCCATACAAGTGTGAACTGTGTGACAAAGGCTTTGCCCAGAAGTGCCAGCTGGTGTTCCACAGCCGGATGCACCATGGAGAGGAGAAGCCTTACAAATGTGATGTCTGCAACCTGCAGTTTGCAACCTCGAGCAACCTGAAGATCCACGCCAG GAAGCACAGTGGGGAGAAGCCGTACGTGTGTGACCGCTGCGGGCAGCGCTTTGCCCAGGCCAGCACGCTGACGTACCACGTGCGGCGGCACACCGGGGAGAAGCCCTACGTCTGTGACAGCTGCGGAAAAGCCTTCGCCGTGTCCAGCTCGCTCATCACCCACTCCCGCAAACACACAG GAGAGAAGCCATATATCTGTGGCATTTGTGAAAAGAGCTTTATTTCCTCTGGAGAGCTCAATAAACATTTTCGGTCTCATACAG gtgaAAGACCATTTATCTGTGAAATGTGTGGAAATTCCTacacagatattaaaaatctgaagaagCACAAAACGAAAGTTCACACAG GACCTGAAACTTCCCCTGATTCCACTGCACTTGATAATTCTTTCAATGAACAAGAATCCATTCAGAGCCAGAAAAGTCCTTTATCAGAGTCCATAGATGTGAAACCCTCTGAGATGTCTTTAGCACTTCCTCTCCCCATTGGGACTGAAGATCATCAGATGCTGCTCCCTGTGACAGGGAGCCAGTCCCCTTCATCAGAAACATTACTGAGATCTGCTGTGACTGGATATTCAGAACCTCAGTTTATCTTCCTGCAGCAGTTGTACtga